The DNA region TTGAAAAACTTTCTAAAAGCCAGCCTATAGGCCGCATGGGTAAACCCGAAGAGGTGGCCGCCCTTGCGCTGTACCTGTGTTCGGATGAAGCCGGCTTTGTAACCGGAAATGATTATCCGCTTGATGGTGGTTTTATTAAATTGAACAACTAAGCCGTAAACTTTTGTTATTTTAACAGGGTTAAATTAAAAAGGTGGTTTCCATTGATGCCACCACTGAATTGAAAATATAAATAGCATATGAAACTAATTAGATGGGGAGCCGCCGATCAGGAAAAAACCGGTGTAATTTTAAACGATAAGTGGTACGATACTTCAGCCTTTGGCGAAGATTATAACGAGCAGTTTTTTAATGACAACGGATTGGAGCGACTGGCCGCGTTTGTTAAAGAGAACGAAGGCAAACTGCCTGTTATTGATGCGTCTGCAAGGCTGGGATCGCCGGTGGCACGTCCTTCAAAAATTGTATGCATTGGCCTGAACTATGCAGACCATGCCAGGGAAACCAATGCGCCCATTCCACCTGAACCTGTTATCTTTATGAAGTCAACCACTTCACTTACCGGTCCTTTTGATGATATTGTTATCCCAAAAAATTCGGTAAAAACGGATTGGGAAGTAGAGCTGGCCATTGTTATCGGTAAAAAAGCATCCTACGTGGAAGAAGCAGATGCCTTGAAGCATGTTGCTGGATATGTATTGCACAATGATGTATCAGAGCGTGCATTTCAACTGGAAAGAAACGGTACCTGGGATAAGGGAAAAGGCTGCGATACTTTTGCCCCTTTGGGCCCTTTTCTGGCAACACAAGACGAGATTGCTGATGTAAACAACCTGAGGCTATGGCTGAATGTGAACGGGCAGAAAATGCAGGACGGCAATACTTCCAATTTTATCTTCAATGTGCCTTTTGTAATTTCCTATGTGAGCCAGTTTATGACCTTGCTGCCTGGTGATGTGATTTCTACGGGAACCCCAGCTGGTGTAGGCTTAGGCTTTAATCCGCCAATATACCTTAAAGAAGGCGATGTGGTTGAGCTGGGTATTGACGGTTTGGGTACATCCAGACAGACGGTAAGGAACTATGTTAAAAATTGATGCCCATCAGCATTTCTGGATATACGATCCTGTAAGGGACAGCTGGATTAATGATGATATGGCTGTGCTCAGGGCCAATTTTATGCCGCAGCAATTGCTGGGCTTATTGCAGCAGCATCATTTTGATGGCAGTGTTGTGGTGCAATCGGACCAGTCGGATACCGAAAACCTGTTCCAGCTTAGCAATGCAGCAGAGAACCCTTTTGTTAAAGGGGTTGTGGGATGGGTTGACCTCCAGGCGGCAGATGTGGCTGAAAAGCTGGAAGAGTTGTCGGGCTATGAAAAGATGAAGGGCTTCCGGCATATCCTGCAAGGTGAACAGGACCGGGCGCTGATGTTAAAGCCGGAGTTTGTGAAGGGCATCGGTAAACTCAGACAGTTCAATTATACCTATGACATTCTGATCTTTCCGGATCAGTTGAAATATGCTGCAGAACTGGTATCAAAATTTCCGGACCAGCCCTTCGTACTGGACCATATCGCCAAGCCCGATATCAAAAACGGGACAACGGCTGATTGGAAAAAAGACATCCTTGCCCTGGCTAAACATGAGAATGTAAGCTGTAAGGTTTCGGGCATGGTAACCGAGGCCGACTGGAAAAACTGGAAAGCCAGTGATTTTGAACCTTACCTGGACATTATTTTTGAGGCTTTTGGAATTGAAAGGCTGATGTATGGTTCGGACTGGCCGGTTTGCCTTGTGTCAGCTTCTTATGCACAAACTTTGGGTTTAATCGAAACATATACAGCAAAACTCTCTGTAAACGAACAGGAACTGTTCTGGGGCGGGAATGCAGTAAAATTTTATAATTTATAAATAAACAAGCAATCTATGGATCTGCAATTGAAAGATAAAGTTGTAATTGTAACAGGTGGTGCCAAAGGTATTGGTGAAGGTATTGTGAAGGTACTGGCCAGAGAGGGTGCTATTCCTGTAATTGTAGGGCGAAACGAGCAGGACAACCTGAAGGTGGTAAATGAGATCCTGGCCGGAGGTGGTAAGGCATCCCAGGTAGCTGCAGAGCTGAACAAACCTGAGGAAGTAGCGAATGCTGTTGAAACTGTGCTCGCCGCGTTCGGGCGAATCGACGGACTGGTGAACAATGCCGGGGTAAATGATGGTGTTGGACTGGAAAATGGGAGCTATCAAGGGTTTGTAGACAGCTTACATAAAAACCTGATCCATTACTACCTGATGGCGCATCATGCATTACCAGCATTGAAAACATCAAAAGGCTCTATTGTAAATATCGGCTCTAAGGTTGCCAGTACCGGACAAGGAGGAACTTCCGCCTATGCGGCTTCAAATGGGGGCAGAAATGCCCTAACGCGGGAGTGGGCGGTAGAGTTGCTGCCTTATGAGATCAGGGTGAACGCGGTTATTGTAGCAGAATGTTATACGCCGTTGTATCAGAACTGGATCAATTCTATTCCGAATTCTGAGGAGAAGCTGGCTTCCATTAAGTCGAAAATCCCTCTGGGACAAAGGATGACTACGGCTGAAGAGATTGCCAATGCGACAGTATTTTTGCTGTCTAATGCGGCTTCCGGTCATACTACCGGACAGCTGGTGCATGTTGATGGTGGCTATGTACACCTGGACAGGTCTATCAGTCCGGCATAAGATATCAGAAAAAACAGATATATTATTCGAAGACTGCATCTTTCGCTGAAAAAGCGAAAGCGCTGAGGTCTTCTCCTAACATATCTGTTTTTTTTATTTATATCGCTTTTGTCTCTTCTTTTAGAAAGGCTGTTTCCTCAGCAGTCAATAAAGGACTTAGTTTTTCGAATACCATTGCATTGTAGCTGTTCAGCCATTCGACCTGCGCCTCTTCCAGTAATTCTTTCTTTACAATTTTAGTGCTTATTGGAGCAATCGTTAAACATTCAAAGGCATAGAACTCATTGAATTCGTTGCTTGCATCTTTAATGGTATTGACCAGGTTCTCTATACGGATCCCATGTTTGCCAGGGCGATAGATGCCTGGTTCAACTGAAGTGATCATGCCCAATTCTACCGGCACAGGGTTGGCTGTAGGGTTAAACACCTGTGGGCCCTCATGTACATTGAGGAAATAGCCTACGCCATGCCCGGTACCATGGCCATAGTTGATGGCATGTTCCCAAAGCGGCTTACGGGTAATGGCATCGATCTGGTAGCCGCAGGTGCCTTTAGGAAAACGCACTTTGCAGCCTTCTATCATACCCTTTAACACTAAAGTGTAGTCTGTTTTTTCTTCTTCTGTGTTGTTGCCCATCGGAATGGTTCGGGTGATGTCTGTTGTACCGTAACGATATTGCCCTCCGGAATCGACAAGGAACAAACCCTCAGCTTTTACTTCGGAGTTGCTTTCTTCGGAAGCGCTGTAATGCGGCAATGCCCCATGTGCTTTGTATGCGCTGATGGTAGTGAAGCTATCGCCCACAAAGCCCTCCTGGTCGGTTCTGAACTTGCGCAGTTCGGCTGCGGCGGAAAGTTCTGTTATGGTAATTTTTCCAATATGCTCTGAAAGCCATTTTAAGAAGCGGGTGATGGCTACACCATCTTTAAGCATCGCTGTGCGTGTATTGGCCAGCTCTGTCTCATTTTTAATAGCTTTTAAATTGGTACTTGGGTTGGTGTCTTTAATAATTTTGACTCCCGCCGGAATGCATTTGTATAAGCCAAAACAATTGCGTTTCGGATCAATAAGGATGGTGCTGTCTGATGGAATGCCTGCTATTGCCTGCTCAATGTCCTGGTAAGGCTGTACTTCAACACCGCTTTGGGTAAGGCTGGCTTTTTCCTGTTCGCTTAGTTTAGCTGCATCAATAAAGATGCGGGCACCCTCTGGGCTGATCAGCGCAAAACTCAGCACCACGGGATTGTAACTTACATCTTTTCCGCGGATGTTGAATAGCCAGGCCATGTCATCGAGTGAAGAGATGAGGTGATGGCTTGCGCCTTGTTTTTGCAGGGCGGTTTTTACCTGTGCCAGTTTAGCTGTTACAGATTGGCCGATGTGTTTTTCATCAATTAAGAAGGCCTTTTCAGCCGGGAGCTCGGGCCTGTTTTCCCAGATCGGGCTTAAATAATCTTTACTTACCAGTGTAATTTCCCTTAATGCCAGTTGCTGTGTTAACAGGTCGCCCAGCAATACGGAAAGCAGTTTGTCATCTGCGGCAACCTGTGCGCCTTTGTCTAATTTTTCCGTTAGCCATTGAATGTATTCAGGTGCATGTTGTACCTTTTGTTTTACCAGTTCAAAACCACTGTTTTTCAGCTCCTCGGCGGCCTGCTCAAAATAGCGAAAATCCGTCCACAGGCCGGCAAAGTCATGCGTAATAACCAACGTACCGGCAGATCCTTTAAAGCCAGAAGTAAAAGGGATGCATTTATAACGATCCGGCAGATATTCACTAATGTGGGGGTCAGCAGATGGAATGATATAGGCGGCTACTTTGTCGGCCTGCATTTGTTTGCGTATTTCAGTCAGTTTTTCCTGGTAAGTCATAGTCAGTTTTTATTCAAAGTATGTGGCAAAGCTATGAATTTATTCTTTTACAGTATAAATTCCGTAACTTCCCCGGTAATAAACAAATCTGTTGAGTTTACAGATAAATCTACTAGATTTGTAGAGTATGCGATTGGCTACTACTGGGGAAATAGAACTATTAGAGAAACTTAGACAACAGGACTCAGCGGCTTTTGCCGCACTATACGACCTGTATGTAAGAAAGATC from Pedobacter africanus includes:
- a CDS encoding fumarylacetoacetate hydrolase family protein, with the protein product MKLIRWGAADQEKTGVILNDKWYDTSAFGEDYNEQFFNDNGLERLAAFVKENEGKLPVIDASARLGSPVARPSKIVCIGLNYADHARETNAPIPPEPVIFMKSTTSLTGPFDDIVIPKNSVKTDWEVELAIVIGKKASYVEEADALKHVAGYVLHNDVSERAFQLERNGTWDKGKGCDTFAPLGPFLATQDEIADVNNLRLWLNVNGQKMQDGNTSNFIFNVPFVISYVSQFMTLLPGDVISTGTPAGVGLGFNPPIYLKEGDVVELGIDGLGTSRQTVRNYVKN
- a CDS encoding amidohydrolase family protein — encoded protein: MLKIDAHQHFWIYDPVRDSWINDDMAVLRANFMPQQLLGLLQQHHFDGSVVVQSDQSDTENLFQLSNAAENPFVKGVVGWVDLQAADVAEKLEELSGYEKMKGFRHILQGEQDRALMLKPEFVKGIGKLRQFNYTYDILIFPDQLKYAAELVSKFPDQPFVLDHIAKPDIKNGTTADWKKDILALAKHENVSCKVSGMVTEADWKNWKASDFEPYLDIIFEAFGIERLMYGSDWPVCLVSASYAQTLGLIETYTAKLSVNEQELFWGGNAVKFYNL
- a CDS encoding SDR family oxidoreductase, with translation MDLQLKDKVVIVTGGAKGIGEGIVKVLAREGAIPVIVGRNEQDNLKVVNEILAGGGKASQVAAELNKPEEVANAVETVLAAFGRIDGLVNNAGVNDGVGLENGSYQGFVDSLHKNLIHYYLMAHHALPALKTSKGSIVNIGSKVASTGQGGTSAYAASNGGRNALTREWAVELLPYEIRVNAVIVAECYTPLYQNWINSIPNSEEKLASIKSKIPLGQRMTTAEEIANATVFLLSNAASGHTTGQLVHVDGGYVHLDRSISPA
- a CDS encoding aminopeptidase P family protein; amino-acid sequence: MTYQEKLTEIRKQMQADKVAAYIIPSADPHISEYLPDRYKCIPFTSGFKGSAGTLVITHDFAGLWTDFRYFEQAAEELKNSGFELVKQKVQHAPEYIQWLTEKLDKGAQVAADDKLLSVLLGDLLTQQLALREITLVSKDYLSPIWENRPELPAEKAFLIDEKHIGQSVTAKLAQVKTALQKQGASHHLISSLDDMAWLFNIRGKDVSYNPVVLSFALISPEGARIFIDAAKLSEQEKASLTQSGVEVQPYQDIEQAIAGIPSDSTILIDPKRNCFGLYKCIPAGVKIIKDTNPSTNLKAIKNETELANTRTAMLKDGVAITRFLKWLSEHIGKITITELSAAAELRKFRTDQEGFVGDSFTTISAYKAHGALPHYSASEESNSEVKAEGLFLVDSGGQYRYGTTDITRTIPMGNNTEEEKTDYTLVLKGMIEGCKVRFPKGTCGYQIDAITRKPLWEHAINYGHGTGHGVGYFLNVHEGPQVFNPTANPVPVELGMITSVEPGIYRPGKHGIRIENLVNTIKDASNEFNEFYAFECLTIAPISTKIVKKELLEEAQVEWLNSYNAMVFEKLSPLLTAEETAFLKEETKAI